A single region of the Kocuria rosea genome encodes:
- a CDS encoding thymidine kinase, with translation MAKLYFRHGAMNSGKSTVLIQAAHNYEERDQTVLVAKPAIDSKGADTVVSRLGESRRVDLLLAPEDGARERFRAAVRECGPVHCLLVDEAQFLAPAQVDDLLRIAVLDGVPVLAYGLRTDFRTEAFPGAARLLAVAHTVEELRTICRCGSKAMFNARTVDGEPVFEGDQVAIDGAAVSYESMCAGCYLRHSDGRLG, from the coding sequence ATGGCGAAGCTCTACTTCCGGCACGGGGCGATGAACTCCGGCAAGTCCACCGTGCTGATCCAGGCCGCGCACAACTACGAGGAGCGCGACCAGACGGTCCTCGTCGCCAAGCCCGCGATCGACTCGAAGGGCGCGGACACCGTGGTCTCACGGCTGGGGGAGTCCCGGCGGGTCGACCTGCTGCTGGCCCCGGAGGACGGGGCGCGCGAGCGCTTCCGGGCCGCCGTGCGGGAGTGCGGACCGGTGCACTGCCTGCTGGTGGACGAGGCGCAGTTCCTCGCCCCGGCCCAGGTCGACGACCTGCTGCGCATCGCGGTGCTCGACGGCGTCCCGGTGCTGGCCTACGGGCTGCGCACCGACTTCCGCACGGAGGCGTTCCCGGGCGCGGCGCGCCTGCTGGCCGTGGCCCACACGGTCGAGGAGCTGCGCACGATCTGCCGCTGCGGGTCCAAGGCGATGTTCAACGCCCGCACGGTGGACGGGGAGCCGGTCTTCGAGGGCGACCAGGTGGCCATCGACGGTGCGGCCGTGTCCTACGAGTCGATGTGCGCCGGCTGCTACCTGCGGCACTCGGACGGGCGCCTGGGCTGA